The window TAGACTTGAGGTTCAGCACCAGGCATAATAATAGGAGCATCGACATCTTCCCAAGCTAATTTTTCTTTACCTAATAAATGTGCCTTACGATTCAAATAATCAATAAAAGGTGCTTTATGATCGGTTACGGCTTGCCACATAGCATTTAAGGTTTCAGGTTTCATTCGATTATATTCCAAAGGTTGTTTTAAAAAGTCTGTTACTCCATGAGATTTATAGGTTGCCAAGCGAAATCCGCTTAAGTGGTTTAAAGTATCTGCAAAAGCTGGAGCTAATCTGCCCCAAGTGATTTCCCATTTTTCAAATAGTTCACTCCGAACTTTTGGATCTGGATCAGCCATCATTTTATTAAAGGCTTGTCCGGCAGAAAGTAAAGTTGTTGTTCCATCTGCATTTTCAAAAGGGATTTCAATGGTGTTCACAAGGGTATCATAATGTTCACTCCAACCTTCAAATCCGTCAATGCTTAGGGCGTTGATTAATGCTTCTTCAGCTTCACTTAATAATTCTTGTCCATGGAATCTAGTTTCAGAAAGATTGAAGGCGATTGAACTAAACTCAGCTAAACTGACTAGTTTTTGCCATTCATCATTAGAGATGTTTACCATTTTTTTTACGAAAACAGTGGACACTGTAGCAAACTGACTACTTAACTCTAATAATTGACCAGTGACAGCGCCAGCATACTTGTCATTTACATCTGCAGATTGTACGGCAGTAATGAAACTAAACGCTTGAGTTAATCCAAAGTTGATTTTTTCTTGATGAGCTAAGATCTTACCGAAATGTGAATAACTAGGTTGGTCAGTATCAGGTGTCCAATTTTGAATTTCAGTTGAATTGTTCGTGATTTGTTCCTTTAATAAAACAATCTTTTCTTTTAAGGCAGTCGATGTACTACCTCCGGGGAAAATAGATTCTAAATCCCAATTGATTGAATACTTCATTTAATAACTTCCTTTCCAATTTTTAATACTCTAAGTATAACTTAATTCGTTTAAATATAGCAAAATAAATAGATAAAATCAATGTACATCCAAAGTCTGAGAAAGAGTTGGTTCTTTAGGCGGTAGGTTCTCATTAAAAACTCAGTTAAACTAAAGGAGTAGAGTAAGTTAAATTCATTAAAAAGGATGGGAAGAAAATGAGTAGAAATTTAAGAGTTTTATTGGTGATTGAAGGGTTTTTAGCAATTTCATTTATCCGTGATTTAATTGGTAATCCTTTGGTAGTTACGTTATTAATTGGTGCTGTTGTGTTGATGGTTATTGGCAATCGAGATCAAAATAAAAACCTAGGGAAGGTAGCTATATATATTGGTTTATCTGGTTTAGCGCTTGGTGCATTCACTTCTGGAGTAGCCGTTGCAATGCTGATTATTATTCTGATGTGGGGCGTTATATTTGGTTTTGATGAAATGAAATATGAAATTCAAAAAAGAATTTAAGAAATTATTGAGATGCAGATGCGTCTCTTTTTTTGATTAGTTATAAAAAATTGTACCTAGAAAAGGTAGCTTTTTTCTGAAAAAATAGTAACATAAGAGAGCAAAGTAAATTAGGAGGTCTTTTATGAAATTGAAATTAGCTACAAAAGATAATTTATTTATTCTTCTTGCGATTGTGATGATGGGTATTTTATTTTACAGTTCATCACAACCTTTTGGTAAACAAACTGTAGCACCATATTTAGATAAGCTGTTAGTAAATCAACCTTTTAAAGAACTCTTAAGTGGTATTCATTTTAATTACGCAGGTGGTGGGGAAGTTAGTATTGCTGCTAAAGGGTATGTTCCTTTTATTGAATTCTTTATCCGCAAAGGAGCTCATTTTGGTACGTACTTTTTACTGGGTTTATTCTGGTTCTTAGGTTTGAAAAATCGATTGTACAGTATTGGGTTAACAGCGTTTATTGCTTGGAGCTTAGCTGCAGGTTATGCCGCTTTTGATGAATTTCATCAGAGTTTTACGGCAGATCGTACGCCACTTTTTCAAGATGTTATACTGGATAGTGTTGGTGCTTTAACAGCTGTTTTAATCGCCGTGCTGTTTAGTCAATTATTTGGTAAAAAAAAGAAACATAAAAAATAGAATGTAGTGATGATAAAATAAGAAAATCTGATTTTAATTTGCACTAAATTAGTGTAGTTTGGTAAAATGAAGGAAAGATATAAAATTAATTACACAATGAAATGAGGGATAAGGATGTCAGGACATTCAAAATGGAGTAATATTCAAGGGCGTAAAAATGCGCAAGATGCAAAACGTGGGCAAATTTTTCAAAAAATATCAAGAGAAATTTATATGGCTGTAAAAAGTGGTGGTTCGGATCCTGGCATCAATCCTCAATTGCGTATGATGATTGATAAAGCCAAATCAGCTAATATGCCTAATGATAATGTGAAAAGAGCTATTGCTAAAGGAAGTCAAAGTGGCGAAGGTGAAAATTATGAAGAAGTTACTTATGAAGGATATGGACCAAACGGAATTGCTGTTTTAGTACATGCATTAACTGATAATCGGAATCGGACAGGTACTAATGTTCGAGTTGCATTTAATAAAAATGGTGGTTCTTTGGGTGAAACAGGTTCGGTTAGTTATATGTTTGATCGTAAAGGTTATTTAGCGATTGAGCGAGCGGGTTTAGATGTTGATGAGGATACAATGTTAATGAGTGTTTTAGAAGCAGGTGGGGAAGAAATGGAAACCTCTGATGAAGTTTTTGAAATTTATACGGAGCCAGTTGATTTTGTATCGGTTCGAGATAGTTTGGAAGCGGAAGGTTATACTTTAGCTCAAGCAGAAATCACCATGATACCTCAAACAACTAATGAGTTACCGGCTGATAAAGCGACACAATTCCAACTAATGTTAGATAAATTAGAAGAAGACGATGACGTATCAGAAGTCTTTCACAACGCTGAAATATAAATAATAAAAGCTCACATTGGATGTCCAATGTGAGCTTTTATTATTTTATCCGTTTAAAAAAATTCATAAGCTATTTTTATTCACTGGTAGCTTGTTTGGTAAATCCTTCCCCAACAACACGTTGTACATCATTGATGATAAAGAATGCTTTTGGGTCATATTGATTCACGATTTTAGTAAGCTGTAATAATTGTTGACGATTGACAACTGTATACAGAATTTTACGATCCTGCTTTAAATAGTAACCTTGTCCATGGAAAATAGTAATACCACGTTCTAATTGTTCATCGATATCTTGAGCAATTTGTTCGTATTTATCTGAAATAATCGTAACTGATTTTTTCGGATTAAAGCCTTCTAAGATGAAATCCAATACTTTTGTGGAAATATAAAGAGAAACTACTGTAAAGAGCATTTTTTCTAAACCAATAATAAAGACTGAAGGAAGAACAACAATTAAGTCGAAAAATAACAATGCGTAGCTTGTGTTCCACCCTAGGTATTTGTTGGCTAATTTGGCCAAAATAGCACTTCCTGCTGTTGTTCCACCACCTAGCATGATTAACCCCATTCCTGCTCCCATCAAAGCACCAGCTGCCAATGCAGCAACAATCACCTCATCCGGTTTGAAAACAAAGACAGTCGTTACACGCAAGAAAAATGACATAAGGGCAACGGCAAAAATCGTTAAAAATACCGTTGATTTGTCTAAATACTTATAGCCAATTACTAGTAAAACACTGTTAAATAATAAGTTTGTTAAAGCTGGGGACCAAGAAAGTTGATAATAAAGCATCATCGTTAATCCTGTTACGCCACCTTCGCCAAGCTCGTTAGGCAAAGCAAACATATTCACTGCTACTGAAAAAATAAAAGCACCAAGAATAATTTTTAAATAGTTAGCAATCTTTTTTTTCGTCATGCTGATTTCACTCCTTTAAATGTTTCTACATGGTCAATTTAAACTGAAAATTACAAAAAATAAGACACTGCTTGCTCCTATAACAGGGCATTCAGAGTCTTTTTTCAAAAAAGTACTAAAACAAAATGTAATACGATTGGATTCCAATCTCTTCAACAAACAAATTACCTCAAAAGGTATTTATATCCTAAGAAAATATAACATAAATAAACTAGTTAGGCAAATGAATAAAATAGCAATTAGACACAAAATAAAAAATAAAAAAATAATGAGACTTTTTTGCATATAGTCTAGATAGGACGGACAAAGAGGGAGCTGAATGGATGGCGATTGAAGAATTGGCAACAACTATTTTAAAAGAAGCGGATATACGAGGAGTGAACGATATTCATATCTTACCAAAATCAACGGAATATCAATTGTTTTTTAGAGTGAGTGGTCAACTTTTATTGTGGCTAACAATCTCTTTGGAACAAGGAATTCGGTTGATTGCTTATTTCAAATTTTTATCGGATATGGATGTAGGTGAGAAGCGCTTTCCACAAACAAGTTCAAGTACGATGAAATTAGATGGAAAAGCTAAAGCGCTACGCTTTTCTACTATTACTGACTTCCATCATCAAGAATCTTTGGTTATCCGTTTGCTACACCAAGTTCAAAAACATACTTTGGAACAGACGGCTTATTTTCCAAGACAGATTAAAGAATTAGAGCAATTAATTAAAAGGAAAAGTGGCTTGCTTTTGTTTTCAGGGCCTGTGGGATCGGGTAAAACTACAACTATGTTTCAACTAATTAAGGAGTCATTAGTACATGAAGAGCGACAAGTTTTTACAGTAGAAGATCCAGTTGAGATTGAGGAACCACGATTTTTACAAACACAAGTTAATCAAAAGGCTGGAATTAGTTATGAGGCTTTATTAAAAGCTAGTTTAAGACATCATCCGGATATTATTGTTGTAGGTGAAATTCGTGATACAGAAACAGCTAAAATGGTTATTCGTGGTGCATTAACAGGGCATTTAGTGATTAGTAGTATTCATGCCAAAAATGCTAGTGGGGTTTTGAGTCGATTAGGTGAGTTAGGAATTTCTTTGAATCAATTGCAACAAACCCTCATAGGAATTGTTTCTCAAAAGTTAGTTCCGAGGCGATGTAGTCTATGTGAGGGGACGTGTCGATTATGTTGTACTCATTTATCTGTCTATGAAAAACGTTCAGTTCTTTACGAAATTACAACAGGAAGACAATTAGAAAAACTTGGACGACAAAAGGAGGTGGGGGTAGTAGCAGATCATCAACGAGGTTCTTTTAATTCTTATTTACGAAAGGCGTATAGTTATGGATTTATTACAGAAGATGGGTATCAAAAAAATCGGCTTTATTGAACCAATAAAAGAGTCAAAGCAAGCCTTTTTTCTTTCAAAATTAGCTGTTTTAGTTGAGGAGGGTTTTTCTTTAAAAGAAGCACTTAATTTTTTAATCCTCATCATGACGAAAGAAAAATATTGGTTGGAAAAAGTAGTGATAAGCTTAGAAAGTGGTCAAGAATTTTATCAAATATTGGCTGAGTTAGGTTTTTCAGAACGAATATCTGCTGAGATTTATTTAGCGCAAGTTCATGGGCAATTCAGTCAAGCGCTAGCTAATAGTGGCTTATATTTAGAAGCTAAATTAGAGCAAAGAAAGAAACTCAAACAATTATTGCACTACCCATTACTACTAGTTGTATTTATGTTAGGTATTTTGTTTGCCATGCGTTTGTTCTTACTTCCTTATTTTAGTCAACTATTTCAAAAAAATGATTCATTAACATCTATTTTAAGTCAGATTTCTATTGGCTTTATTTACTGTTTTCCGTATATTTTGGCTGGTATTGCTGCAGTTGGCATTAGTTTGAATGTTTATCTTAAACGACGATTTAAACATTATTCTGCTATTGCCAAAATTGATCTTTTATTAAAGATTGGCTTCTTAGATAAATTCATTAAATTATACTACACTTATTATTTTAGTTACGAATGGGCCCAATTATTTAAAAGCGGTCATAAAATGTTACGAATTATTCAGTTAATGAAAGAAAAAGAAACGACTAGACTAATGCAAGAAGTGGCTTTAAAAATGGAAGATGGGTTGAAAAATGGTCATGAATTTAATCAAATTATGGAACAATTTAATTTTTTTACACCAGAATTAGGTGCGATTATCTTTCATGGAGAGTTGACGAGTCAATTAGCCAGTGAATTAAGTTTGTATAGCGCAAGCTGTCAAAAAGAATTTGTTACTAGTATTGAAAAATTATTAGGATGGATTCAACCCGTTATCTTTTTTCTAGTAGCTTTTTTTATTCTATGTATTTATCTAGCGTTATTATTACCAATGTTTACGATGATGGAGGGAATTGTATGAAAATAAAACTGAAAAAA is drawn from Carnobacterium gallinarum DSM 4847 and contains these coding sequences:
- the comGA gene encoding competence type IV pilus ATPase ComGA encodes the protein MAIEELATTILKEADIRGVNDIHILPKSTEYQLFFRVSGQLLLWLTISLEQGIRLIAYFKFLSDMDVGEKRFPQTSSSTMKLDGKAKALRFSTITDFHHQESLVIRLLHQVQKHTLEQTAYFPRQIKELEQLIKRKSGLLLFSGPVGSGKTTTMFQLIKESLVHEERQVFTVEDPVEIEEPRFLQTQVNQKAGISYEALLKASLRHHPDIIVVGEIRDTETAKMVIRGALTGHLVISSIHAKNASGVLSRLGELGISLNQLQQTLIGIVSQKLVPRRCSLCEGTCRLCCTHLSVYEKRSVLYEITTGRQLEKLGRQKEVGVVADHQRGSFNSYLRKAYSYGFITEDGYQKNRLY
- a CDS encoding DUF7649 domain-containing protein is translated as MSRNLRVLLVIEGFLAISFIRDLIGNPLVVTLLIGAVVLMVIGNRDQNKNLGKVAIYIGLSGLALGAFTSGVAVAMLIIILMWGVIFGFDEMKYEIQKRI
- the comGB gene encoding competence type IV pilus assembly protein ComGB, with the protein product MDLLQKMGIKKIGFIEPIKESKQAFFLSKLAVLVEEGFSLKEALNFLILIMTKEKYWLEKVVISLESGQEFYQILAELGFSERISAEIYLAQVHGQFSQALANSGLYLEAKLEQRKKLKQLLHYPLLLVVFMLGILFAMRLFLLPYFSQLFQKNDSLTSILSQISIGFIYCFPYILAGIAAVGISLNVYLKRRFKHYSAIAKIDLLLKIGFLDKFIKLYYTYYFSYEWAQLFKSGHKMLRIIQLMKEKETTRLMQEVALKMEDGLKNGHEFNQIMEQFNFFTPELGAIIFHGELTSQLASELSLYSASCQKEFVTSIEKLLGWIQPVIFFLVAFFILCIYLALLLPMFTMMEGIV
- a CDS encoding YebC/PmpR family DNA-binding transcriptional regulator, producing the protein MSGHSKWSNIQGRKNAQDAKRGQIFQKISREIYMAVKSGGSDPGINPQLRMMIDKAKSANMPNDNVKRAIAKGSQSGEGENYEEVTYEGYGPNGIAVLVHALTDNRNRTGTNVRVAFNKNGGSLGETGSVSYMFDRKGYLAIERAGLDVDEDTMLMSVLEAGGEEMETSDEVFEIYTEPVDFVSVRDSLEAEGYTLAQAEITMIPQTTNELPADKATQFQLMLDKLEEDDDVSEVFHNAEI
- a CDS encoding VanZ family protein → MKLKLATKDNLFILLAIVMMGILFYSSSQPFGKQTVAPYLDKLLVNQPFKELLSGIHFNYAGGGEVSIAAKGYVPFIEFFIRKGAHFGTYFLLGLFWFLGLKNRLYSIGLTAFIAWSLAAGYAAFDEFHQSFTADRTPLFQDVILDSVGALTAVLIAVLFSQLFGKKKKHKK
- a CDS encoding M3 family oligoendopeptidase; this encodes MKYSINWDLESIFPGGSTSTALKEKIVLLKEQITNNSTEIQNWTPDTDQPSYSHFGKILAHQEKINFGLTQAFSFITAVQSADVNDKYAGAVTGQLLELSSQFATVSTVFVKKMVNISNDEWQKLVSLAEFSSIAFNLSETRFHGQELLSEAEEALINALSIDGFEGWSEHYDTLVNTIEIPFENADGTTTLLSAGQAFNKMMADPDPKVRSELFEKWEITWGRLAPAFADTLNHLSGFRLATYKSHGVTDFLKQPLEYNRMKPETLNAMWQAVTDHKAPFIDYLNRKAHLLGKEKLAWEDVDAPIIMPGAEPQVYPFDDGADFIVANFKKFSPKMAEFAQMAFDQQWIEAENRSGKRPGGYCTSLPESGESRIFMTYADSPSEVSTLAHELGHAFHSYVMKDLPGVRQEYAMNVAETASTFAEMIVADATVREAKNEAEKITLLDTKMSNALAMFLNIHARFIFETNFYTERKQGIVTAERISELMEAAEKEAFQNSLSNYHPHFWASKLHFYISEISFYNFPYTFGYLFSLGIYARSLEEGAGFEDKYIDLLRDTASMTTEDLAMKHLNVDLTKPDFWVAGIQIMAQDVTTFMELTESYLN
- a CDS encoding YitT family protein, whose product is MTKKKIANYLKIILGAFIFSVAVNMFALPNELGEGGVTGLTMMLYYQLSWSPALTNLLFNSVLLVIGYKYLDKSTVFLTIFAVALMSFFLRVTTVFVFKPDEVIVAALAAGALMGAGMGLIMLGGGTTAGSAILAKLANKYLGWNTSYALLFFDLIVVLPSVFIIGLEKMLFTVVSLYISTKVLDFILEGFNPKKSVTIISDKYEQIAQDIDEQLERGITIFHGQGYYLKQDRKILYTVVNRQQLLQLTKIVNQYDPKAFFIINDVQRVVGEGFTKQATSE